A genomic window from Nocardioides rotundus includes:
- a CDS encoding MCE family protein, producing MKPFRERNPVIIGAISLVVLAATLLAAFRAQDLPIIGGGDTYYAAFSEAGGLKVNDEVRIAGVRVGKVTAIELDGDQVRVAFKVDTPSQFGAKTRAAIKVKTILGAMFLALEPAGTGQLAEGAQIPVNRTTSPYDVVEAFEGLADTTQRIDTDQLANALTTLADLTRNTPEEFRNALSGVSRLSANLAARDEEINTLLKNLDRVAGVLDRRDQDILALMRDADVLARAIVARRDAVHNLLVSTSQLSRELTTLVRQSRADLKPALQQLEGVVALLNKNEDNLNASLRLMAPFYRVFTNTLGNGPWFDTYIRNIPPAPNLGGQ from the coding sequence ATGAAGCCCTTCCGCGAGCGCAACCCCGTCATCATCGGTGCGATCAGCCTGGTCGTGCTGGCCGCCACGCTGCTGGCCGCCTTCCGGGCCCAGGACCTGCCGATCATCGGCGGCGGCGACACCTACTACGCCGCCTTCAGCGAGGCGGGCGGCCTCAAGGTCAACGACGAGGTCCGGATCGCCGGTGTGCGCGTCGGCAAGGTGACGGCGATCGAGCTGGACGGCGACCAGGTGCGCGTCGCGTTCAAGGTCGACACCCCCTCGCAGTTCGGCGCCAAGACCCGCGCGGCGATCAAGGTGAAGACCATCCTGGGCGCGATGTTCCTGGCCCTCGAGCCCGCCGGCACCGGACAGCTGGCGGAGGGCGCGCAGATCCCGGTCAACCGCACGACCTCGCCGTACGACGTCGTCGAGGCCTTCGAGGGCCTGGCCGACACCACGCAGCGGATCGACACCGACCAGCTCGCGAACGCGCTGACGACGCTGGCCGACCTGACCCGGAACACGCCCGAGGAGTTCCGCAACGCGCTCTCCGGGGTCTCCCGGCTCTCGGCCAACCTGGCCGCGCGGGACGAGGAGATCAACACCCTGCTCAAGAATCTGGACCGGGTCGCCGGGGTGTTGGACCGGCGCGACCAGGACATCCTGGCCCTGATGCGCGACGCCGACGTGCTCGCCCGCGCGATCGTCGCCCGCCGCGACGCGGTGCACAACCTGCTGGTCTCCACCAGCCAGCTCTCCCGCGAGCTGACCACGCTGGTCCGGCAGAGCCGCGCCGACCTGAAGCCCGCGCTGCAGCAGCTGGAGGGTGTGGTGGCCCTGCTCAACAAGAACGAGGACAACCTCAACGCCAGCCTGCGGCTGATGGCGCCGTTCTACCGGGTCTTCACCAACACCCTTGGCAACGGTCCGTGGTTCGACACCTACATCCGGAACATCCCGCCCGCCCCGAACCTGGGAGGCCAGTGA